In one window of Astyanax mexicanus isolate ESR-SI-001 chromosome 18, AstMex3_surface, whole genome shotgun sequence DNA:
- the LOC103028055 gene encoding sialic acid-binding Ig-like lectin 14: MSSHGRVLFRWICLQVIFASVLSEDWEANVVPEIKALTTSCVVLPCTFKYPGAQLPDSRLRAIWHTKEKQDQIIYHEDRTRVIDNFKDRTTLLGRLSEKNCTLEIDKVRNHDNGPFCFRAEIPQKDQYSFLKSCVTVKPTDEPENLQLDKKEFLEEGEPVSFRCSVKHTCPSHPPTITWSYPNSNPTVNHRDISNGNWEAESLLTLIPKEKDAHTFLTCTIKFHGGQTRTITTRLYVKRKENYLHIIIPVAAALGTALLFGVMCFFMSKKYKSQIQELQSGNGFLGRMSRMSQRFRSVD, translated from the exons ATGAGTTCACACGGGAGAGTACTGTTCCGCTGGATTTGTCTGCAAG TGATATTTGCCTCTGTATTGTCTGAAGACTGGGAGGCAAATGTTGTGCCCGAAATAAAAGCACTGACCACTTCTTGTGTTGTGCTGCCCTGCACGTTTAAGTACCCTGGTGCACAACTTCCAGACTCACGTTTGAGGGCAATCTGGCACACAAAGGAAAAACAGGATCAGATCATCTATCATGAAGATAGAACCCGAGTGATAGATAACTTTAAAGATCGAACGACTCTGCTTGGCCGTTTGAGTGAGAAGAACTGCACCCTGGAGATAGATAAAGTCAGAAACCATGACAATGGCCCATTTTGTTTCAGGGCTGAAATCCCACAAAAGGACCAGTATTCATTTCTGAAGAGCTGTGTAACCGTCAAGCCAACTg ATGAACCAGAGAATCTGCAGCTGGACAAAAAGGAATTCCTTGAGGAAGGAGAGCCAGTTTCTTTCAGGTGCTCTGTCAAACACACCTGTCCTTCTCACCCCCCCACCATCACCTGGAGCTACCCGAATAGTAACCCCACAGTGAACCACAGGGACATTAGTAATGGAAATTGGGAAGCTGAGTCGTTGCTGACTCTCATCCCAAAAGAGAAGGACGCTCACACATTCCTCACCTGCACCATTAAGTTTCATGGTGGACAGACTAGAACTATCACAACCCGCCTCTATGTCAAAC GTAAGGAAAACTACCTCCACATCATAATCCCAGTGGCTGCAGCTCTTGGAACCGCTCTTTTATTTGGAGTGATGTGTTTCTTCATGAGCAAGAAGTATAA GAGTCAGATCCAAGAGCTGCAGTCTGGAAACGG ATTTTTGGGTCGAATGTCCAGAATGTCCCAAAG GTTCAGGTCAGTGGACTGA
- the LOC111190084 gene encoding myelin-associated glycoprotein produces MPQLINICIFVFAVIFASVFSEDWGAAVVPSMKALVTSCVVVPCTFKYPGTELPDSRMRGIWHEKADWKKIIYQEDKTVIVDSFKRRTKLLGRLGNKNCTLEIDEIKDHDNGPFCFRAEIPGQDQNKFSFVENCVSLIMMPNPDDPTLDQKEVLEDGVPTTFKCFVQHTCPSHPPTLTWSRANKDATTKNRHLSNGVWEIESLLTLTPTEQDDHTLLNCTASFHGGKKSLTSNRIYIKRKANIFHIIIPVVAVIGTAILFGGVCFVMTKKYKRQIQELQTRGSVGMRSRLSRMSHRFRSVDWRTTAVLGQLSLYNECKMMNDDLLQMSFDVIPAKVACLF; encoded by the exons ATGCCTCAACTCATCAATATATGTATCTTTGTATTTGCAGTGATCTTTGCCTCTGTGTTTTCTGAAGACTGGGGGGCGGCTGTTGTGCCCAGTATGAAAGCACTGGTCACATCTTGTGTTGTGGTACCCTGCACATTCAAGTACCCTGGTACAGAACTTCCAGACTCACGTATGAGGGGAATCTGGCATGAGAAAGCTGattggaaaaaaataatctaTCAGGAAGATAAAACAGTGATTGTAGACAGCTTCAAGCGTCGCACAAAACTACTTGGCAGATTGGGTAATAAAAACTGCACTTTAGAGATTGACGAAATTAAAGACCATGACAACGGCCCGTTCTGCTTCAGGGCTGAAATCCCAGGTCAAGATCAAAATAAGTTTTCCTTTGTGGAAAACTGTGTGTCCTTGATCATGATGC CGAATCCAGACGATCCAACGCTGGATCAAAAGGAGGTCTTGGAAGATGGAGTTCCTACCACTTTTAAGTGTTTTGTCCAACACACCTGTCCTAGCCACCCTCCCACCCTCACGTGGAGCCGTGCTAATAAGGATGCTACTACAAAAAACAGGCACCTTTCTAATGGAGTGTGGGAAATAGAGTCCTTGCTGACTTTAACCCCAACAGAGCAGGATGATCACACTCTGCTCAACTGCACTGCTTCTTTTCATGGTGGCAAGAAATCTTTAACCAGTAACCGTATATATATAAAAC GTAAAGCCAATATCTTTCACATCATCATTCCAGTGGTTGCTGTGATTGGAACTGCCATTTTATTCGGAGGAGTCTGTTTCGTCATGACCAAGAAATACAA GAGGCAGATTCAAGAGCTCCAGACTAGAGGCTCAGTCGG AATGAGAAGTCGTCTCTCCAGGATGTCCCACAG GTTCAGGTCAGTGGACTGGAGGACCACAGCAGTGCTTGGCCAATTATCTCTTTACAATGAATGTAAAATGATGAATGATGATTTATTGCAAATGTCATTTGATGTGATTCCTGCCAAAGTTGCATGTCTGTTCTGA